A segment of the Zingiber officinale cultivar Zhangliang chromosome 8B, Zo_v1.1, whole genome shotgun sequence genome:
GCACATTTGTTCTTTGTTTCTGGAGTTGGTTAGTTCGACCACTTTCGTGTTTGTTACTCGAGCTGCTTTCTGACGAGCTCTTTGTCAGTTTTGGATCTCAAATTCGAGCTTTGGGATAGTTGCTTCCGTTTAGCGTTTTATGCCTCTCTTCAATTTCCTGTCGAAAGGTTCTTTCTTTCTTAAATTTGAGGATTTGATGcgatttgagtttaaattttgcGGAAAGCGGCGGATTTTAGAGGATTGGTCATTGTTGATCCGTTTAATCTCGCCTTATGCTAGTGGTTTGTTTACTGATTCGTTTTAGGGAAATTTTGTTTTGTGTTCTAAGTTACTGTtcctgatttcttttcttttgcgTTTAAGAGTAGATCCTTTAGCGCTAGCGGCACCAGTTTTTGTTGCTCGTCTAGGTTTTGTTGGAGAAAGTATTAGGCCTAAGATTGTTGTTTTTTATTCTTCGCTAGCTCAGCTTTCTCTCTGATTCAGCCTATAATTCAATTTTGGACTTGTTAATGATAACTAATTTTACCATTCGGCTTCCTTTCTGGCTGTGCATTCTTTGAAATGTGTTTTGGTTGCCTGGATGGAATTCTAGACCTATGTATTAATGTTTGATAgattttgcaaaaaataaaaaatattgctTTACAAAGCTAACTAGATTTCTACTAATTGGCTTTGCATCTTTGCCCTTTCTGTTTCCTTGTtgatatatttaaattttctctTGTTGTTATTTTAGATAATGTCTAGATATATTACAGGTGGAATCTTTTTTTTCCTCATGATTTTGTTCATTTTCTTGGTAGATTTGTTGCTTCAGCTTTCTGTTTCGTTAAATTTCACGCTGTTTAAATGATTTAGTTTTTCCTCATTTACTATGCACTTTCGTTACTGGTAGTATTCAAACATCTATAACTTCTTGTATTTAGGTTACAGAAAATGAATCAGATGCAAAATGAGAGCGGGGAAACAAGAATTCAAGAGGACCTTAATGATTCACCATCTATTGAAGAAGGCAGCAGCTTGAGTTCACTAAGTGGAGGAAATCGGGTTATGAAGAAGGGACCTTGGACAACTGCAGAGGATGCAATTTTGTTGaattatgttaagaaatatgGTGAAGGAAATTGGAATGCTGTTCAGAAGCACACAAGTCTCTCTCGATGTGGCAAAAGTTGTCGTCTACGATGGGCTAATCATCTCAGGCCAAATTTAAAGAAAGGTGCCTTCACACCGGAGGAGGAACAACTGATAATTGAACTCCATGCTAAAATGGGAAACAAATGGGCTCGTATGGCTGCACTTGTAAGTTGTCAGATTCTTTCTGATATGGCAGGTTTCTTGTTTCTGCGTCTTATTAATATATTAGTTCATTGCCACCATTTCCTAATGCTTTGACCTTGAAAGCTTTTTGATTGATATTCTCAGGATAACTTATACTGACATACCTTAGATTAATGGAGACCTACCTTTTCCTCAAGTACTGCACTAACAATTGTAGagtttagaatttaatttatgataattttattttgtgcAAACTTATGCTGTACCATTTTGTATtctatattatttttgaattccaTGGTATTGATGTAGATGAATTCGATCTTAAGCTTAAAATAATATATCCTTTTAGTATGTCAAGTTTTGTGTATGTTTTACTGCATTCTCTAGATCTTTCTTTTATCTACTGGCAGTTTGCAtcctttttttttcaaagttcacAAGTCCTTACAGTTGCCTTTTCCCCTTTCTTCATGGTTTCTTAAAATGCAAACTCATAAAGTTGTCTCTTATCATATATCATTTTAGAGCCAGTGAGTCACTTGTCAGTGAACTTTTTTTTTTAGTTCTTAAtattaaatgaaatataaaatcaatatttacATATCATGGAATTACACCTTTCATTTGACACTTCTTTTCCTAGTACAACTACTTTTGTGCGTATGCATTTTTTTTAATGAGGTAGACTTGCCAAGTAGAACAACATTATTAGTTCTTCATTAGTGGATATCATCATAAATTTATTTATGCTTCACATGACAACTTATCCATAACTCATAGAAAATGATGTTTGAAGAAGTATAAAACCAATAGTGGCACTAACAATTGACATATAGGTAGATGATAATGTAGGAACTTTATCTAATCATAGTTGGCAAGTGAACGCTATTAGATTGTGCCTTGCAAATATGTCCTCAATATCATAGTTGTTAAAATCAACCAATCTTAATACAAATAAACTGAGTTGAATCAGGATCAATAAAACGTGatcatttttctaaataaaacaACCAttcagtaatttttttttatcagaatCACTTTCATCTTTGCCAAAATAGGTTGCAATTGTGTTACAGGAAAGTGAATCTACCAAGCTATCACCTGATTCCACAATACAGAGTCACAACAGAAAATTAGAAACAAGAAGGAAGAAATGATCAAAAGGAGAATTAGGAGAGAGGACCCACCAATTTGCAAAACTCGGAGAGAAAACTGTTAGTTTTTGTCATTTGAGTCTCAAAAGTGGGCAAAGGGATAGCAAGTAGATGGACATTGGGCAAAGGAATGCAGATCATCAAAGAGTTGTAGCAGAAGTAggatcctctctctctctctctctctctctctctctcattgtTGATCAAGAGGTTGAATCACCCTTTATGAATCAAAGTTGGTGCACCTAGAAAGTGAAATGAATTGACACTTTATTTTTACCTCCTGTGGTATAAATAGTATACCACACACCTTATCTACAATTGAGAATACCCTCCTCCAACATAACTAGAGGTTAAACacaaataatagaaaaatcaATGCAAGAGTAATAGGACAGTTCAGTCTAATCCAACATCCACTGAGAAAATTCAATTTTAGGTGCAACATCCACTAACTTAAATCCAACATATGAACCAACGAGATACTATGTTTGGCACAAACAGGATTTGAACCTGGGATTTTATGCTCTGAGATCAATTTACAAATGATTGACTAATCATTATTCTCAGAAGCTGAAGCTATTAGGAAGAAAACCGACCTATACATTTATATACTTTTTAACTGGAACCATCTTGTTATTGCATTTTACTAATAATTTAGACAATGCTCTTTGGGTATATGTTTACCCTTTTGTGTATTACTTAAAActtagtattttttaaataatatcttACTGAATGAATCTCTTGTCAATCACTTCTTGCTATTATACTCTTTAATGGCAATTATGTTTACTAGTATACAGTACTGTTGCATATCTCTATTTATATATTTATGCCTTCTGTTCTCCTGGACACTTGCATGCTTTATAGATTTATGATTTATCAATGTTTTATGTGCTCTTAGTATCAATTGACTCGCTTGATTAGTTATCTTAATAAAATATCAATATGTCCTGCTTGTTCTACTAAGGAGATCTAATGATATTACAGTATGATGACAGACAGTATTTGCACTTATATATTGCTTCAGGTGCAATTTCAGACAATATTGTTGTCCTCAATGTTGATTTATGTATTGATTTTTGTGGTATATGTCAATTTGGCTTAGGATTTTCTCTTTCAGATATAGTCATTTTTAAAATCtgcagttaattttttttttttttttccagatgCCTGGTCGAACTGATAATGAAATAAAGAACTACTGGAATACAAGAATAAAAAGACGCCAACGCGCTGGTTTGCCTCTATACCCTCCTAATATATGCTATCAAGTTCCAGAGGAAAATCAGCAATACAAGAATTCCAATGAATATATGTTCAGTGACAAACAGCCCAATGATTGCTTTCAAGGAAGCAATTTTGAAATTCCTGATATTGTACTGAACAACTTCAATGTTAACCATGGGTCTCTATATAATGCTTCGCCTTTCTCAGGTATACAAGTTAATAGTCTACTCAGTCAGAGTTTTGGACCCCAGAACTGTGCCTTGGGAAATTCAACATCGAGTTACATGAAGCACTTCGAAAAGCTATACCCAGCCTTCCCCGGTAGTATCTCTGATGGGCATTCTAGGTTTGAACATATGGTGCTAGAGCCTTCGGGAAAACAACTGACTTCCATATTAGGTTATCCCTGTGATCCTGATCCTAGGAAGAACCTACCAAATTTTGGAGGAGCAATCCCTGGTAGCCATGCCCTTCTAAATGGCATATTCTCTGTTCCTAGTCCTTTTCTTGGGTCTTTGGATTCGGAGCTCCCTTCATTCCAATATACAGAAACTGATGGTAGTTGCTGGCCTCCATGCTCATCCACTCTTGAAGCAACTGATACGTTGGGTGATTCTCCCTCAGCAACTATTTCATTGCAATCTGAGTGTGTTTCACCAAGGCGAAGTGGTCTACTGGAAGCATTGGTTCACGAAGCACGGACAAAAAGTAACACAAATAAAGAACCATCCATCATACTGAACAATGTGGCTGCACTAGATCTAGAGCTAGAGAGTGTCAATGAGATAAAGTTGGAAAGCCAAAGTAATCCACCTATTTCTTCTTTGAGTCGATCTGCTGGTGTCTTCAgttcgagcacctctctgatCAGTGCTGGTTCTGTTGAGGAGTTTCCATATCCTAACATTCTTTCAGGTAATCATACTCTATTTCTGCATTGCTTTTCTTCCTTACCATTGTTTACTTTTGCATGGGAATTGATTTACTTTCAGTTTAGTTTCTTTGACTAAGGTCATCAGACAGATAATTATTATATAATTTCTTCAGGTTCAGGCAACATGATCGCAACTGAAAATTTTTCTTGTCATAAAGTTGGGGAGAGAGGCACTTCATTCAAAGTAGATTTCTCAAGGCCGGATTCTATACTCGGATCAGTTTGGCTTGAATATGATTCTTGTCGTGTGAAGGAGCACACTGTCCTGAATGACTCCCTTGCAACATTGCTAGGTCAAGATGTGTGCAGCAACTACAAACCTGTACCTGTACCTGTTGGATCATCATCTTCTCTCATGCTGGGAGTTGGACTCGACTCATACCAGTGGAATAAAATGCCTCATGCATGCCAAATGCCTTGATTCCTTTGAGGTCTTATAATGAGATCGTATTTGGTTTATTTCTGTGAGAATAATGCATCGTTTCTATTCCATTACATTTTGTTTCTATTTGGGTTTTACTTGTGGTGGAGAGCCTGCTGTTCTGAATGACAGGATGATGACTGTTTTGTTCGTGTGCAGTTTAAATGTCTACAACAACAAATCATAAGACCTgctatatgaatcttattttgTCATGCCCTTCCATAGCAATAATAATACGTAGTTGGAATGATAAAAGtacaattagttttttttttaaaaaaaaaattgtttgagtTTAAGATGATGTTACTATGCTTGTTTGAGGTATTAGTGCAGTGTGTTCTCCTTGGAAACATCTCCAGAGTTCTCTACAACTATTGCGGCAACAATTATCTTCAAGGTACCTGTAAGAATGAAATGAACTTTGAAATTCCTATTTCAACTTGTGGATTATAGAACCAcaactgttttattatttttcttctggCTCTTGCATGGAAAATAGAAAGGAGGAAAAAAATGGTGAATGATTTCTATTTTTGTTCATTGTTTATTTGGattcaaattatattttcttacaaataagataaaagacTTCATCCATTTTTATTGAAATGATAGAATTCTAAAGAAATcaaattgttttaattttactttctATCCTCCATTTTCttcctaaataaaaatataatcttTTTTCCGCTTTGAAAAGAAACTTCTCTAGaatttttttatccttttttcCTCCCAGTGACTACAAACCATACCTGGTTAAATA
Coding sequences within it:
- the LOC122017530 gene encoding transcription factor GAMYB-like isoform X1, whose amino-acid sequence is MNQMQNESGETRIQEDLNDSPSIEEGSSLSSLSGGNRVMKKGPWTTAEDAILLNYVKKYGEGNWNAVQKHTSLSRCGKSCRLRWANHLRPNLKKGAFTPEEEQLIIELHAKMGNKWARMAALMPGRTDNEIKNYWNTRIKRRQRAGLPLYPPNICYQVPEENQQYKNSNEYMFSDKQPNDCFQGSNFEIPDIVLNNFNVNHGSLYNASPFSGIQVNSLLSQSFGPQNCALGNSTSSYMKHFEKLYPAFPGSISDGHSRFEHMVLEPSGKQLTSILGYPCDPDPRKNLPNFGGAIPGSHALLNGIFSVPSPFLGSLDSELPSFQYTETDGSCWPPCSSTLEATDTLGDSPSATISLQSECVSPRRSGLLEALVHEARTKSNTNKEPSIILNNVAALDLELESVNEIKLESQSNPPISSLSRSAGVFSSSTSLISAGSVEEFPYPNILSGSGNMIATENFSCHKVGERGTSFKVDFSRPDSILGSVWLEYDSCRVKEHTVLNDSLATLLGQDVCSNYKPVPVPVGSSSSLMLGVGLDSYQWNKMPHACQMP
- the LOC122017530 gene encoding transcription factor GAMYB-like isoform X2, producing MNQMQNESGETRIQEDLNDSPSIEEGSSLSSLSGGNRVMKKGPWTTAEDAILLNYVKKYGEGNWNAVQKHTSLSRCGKSCRLRWANHLRPNLKKGAFTPEEEQLIIELHAKMGNKWARMAALMPGRTDNEIKNYWNTRIKRRQRAGIQVNSLLSQSFGPQNCALGNSTSSYMKHFEKLYPAFPGSISDGHSRFEHMVLEPSGKQLTSILGYPCDPDPRKNLPNFGGAIPGSHALLNGIFSVPSPFLGSLDSELPSFQYTETDGSCWPPCSSTLEATDTLGDSPSATISLQSECVSPRRSGLLEALVHEARTKSNTNKEPSIILNNVAALDLELESVNEIKLESQSNPPISSLSRSAGVFSSSTSLISAGSVEEFPYPNILSGSGNMIATENFSCHKVGERGTSFKVDFSRPDSILGSVWLEYDSCRVKEHTVLNDSLATLLGQDVCSNYKPVPVPVGSSSSLMLGVGLDSYQWNKMPHACQMP